Genomic segment of Thermococcus sp.:
TGATGAGGAACAGCACGAAGGCGTTTATAATGGCCATCTGCATGTTTCCCCCGACTACGCCGGTTATCGTTATCAGTGCCCCCGCTATTCCGAAGAGGGCCCCGCTAGCCCCGGCGCTGACGACGTTTGGCGGTAGGAGGAACAGGGTGAGAATGTTCCCGGCGAGCCCTGAGACTATGTAAACCATTGCAACCCTTCTTGAGCCGATGATTCTCTCGAGCTGGCTCCCCATGACGAGGAGGAAGTACATGTTAAATCCGATGTGGATTATGTTAACGTGAACGAACATCGCCGTGAAGGGTTGCCACCATGCGTGTAAATACCTGACAGCGTAGTTCCACTGACCGAGGACGCTGAGAACGTTGTCACTAATCCAGAAGGGGTTTCTGCTGAGTACTGCCTCCACGATGTAAACCGCGACGTTTATGAGGAAGAGTGTAAAGGTTGCCCTCCCATACCTGTGGAAGTACCGTTCAAGGTTCATTTTCGAGCTCCTCCAAAATTAGCTTGAGAATCCTCTCGTTGGCCACCGCAATTACGTTCGTGTTCACCTCTGCATTGAGCTCAAACTCCAGCGGTTTTCCACTCTCGTCGGTGACGATTCCCCCAGCTTCTCTAACGAGCATGACTCCCGCGGCTATGTCCGTTGGCCGGACGTAGTTCCTTATGTCAAAGACGCCGTCTAGCGAGCCCTTAGCCGTATAGGCCATCTCAACCGCTATTGCTCCCAGAACGCGAATCCTCTTGACCTTCCTTACGAGCCCCAGGCATCTACCCCGGGTGTAAAAGCTTATCGCTTCCTTTCCGGGCTCTGGGTTGTTGACGTGAATGGGTCTTCCGTTGAGATAAGCCCCCTCACCGGGTATAGCCTCGTAGAAGGCCTTTGGAAAGAACTCGTAGATGGCCCCATAAACGGGTGTCTTTCCCTTGAAGACCGCGAAACTGAATGCAAATATCGGTATTCCCATCGAGAAGTTGTACGAACCGTCGAGAGGGTCAACGACGACGGTGTAGTCGCTTCCGTGGTCAATCTCCCCAACCTCTTCGCTCACCACGTTAACGCCGAGGGGGTCGAGGTGCCTTATTATCAGGTCTTCGGCAACCTTATCGACGTATTTTGTAACGTCACCGCTTACGTTAGTTCCAACGGTTTCTCCGGCCTTTTTAGTCCCAAAGAGGGGCATTATGGTTTTTTCCAAATCCTTCGCCATGTTAAGCGCTATCTCGTTCCAGGGGTACATCTAAATCACCTCAGGAGAGCTATAAGCAGGTTTCTTGTCCCGGGGCCGAAGCCGAGGATAAAGATTGTGAGTTTGACAAAATTTATCAGCTCGGGATCTTCCTCGGTCATCAGCCTGTCCAGAATGTAAACGACAAGGGTTATTATAACGAGCTTTTCAAGGTACATAACCGCGGGGGTTCCGAAGATGTTCATCAGTGTTCTCGCGAGGACGTGTTGCTCCCAGAAGCCGAAAAACTGGATTCCAACGAAGGTCGTCGTTGCGTCGTAGAAGTGGGTATAGAAGAGGATTCTGTTGTTTCTGACGAGTTCAAACTTCTTCGAAAGAACCCATATGAACGACTCAGCGATGATAAGGCTTGGTATGAAGTACTTGAAGTAGTCCCATCTAACCGAGAGCTTATCCCAGTTGATGACCATTATGAAGAGCAGACCCGCAACCAGAATCCAACCGAAGTCGCGGTAAATGGAGTAGAGTCTCTCATCGTTGCAGTGTCTCCACACCACGAAGAGCGATGCTATTGCAAAGCCCGCTATCACAAAGTATCCACCCGGGCTGACGGTTAGATACGTCCGCGGAAGGAGGCCTATATCAGTTATGCTCCTCATAAGCGGGCCTAGGAGAATGTAGGGCATTAGAGCGACGAAGAAGCGTTCGTCAATCTTTATTCCCATTCTCTTGAGCATCTTATAGAGAAGCAGAACCGCGACCCCAAGAATCAGGGCGTAAACTAGCGTGTTCACAATGTTGTAGCCCTGGTTGTATTTGATTGGCTCAACGAAATAGCGGTAAAAAAACTCGTAAAACCCCATTCGACCACCATAGAGAGTCCTTCCGATAGTCTTAAAGCTTTTCCTTCTGAGAGATTAGGGGACGGTGAAGGGCATGAAGGGAGTTCATCTTATGCAACTTCCCAGGGAGGTGCTCCTCGGCGAGAACCTGAAGGGAGAAGTTATTAACGTTGCGAGACGGCTTGGCCTCGGTGAGAAAGTTATAGTGCTCTACGGGCCAAAGACAAAGGAGATAGCCGGTAAAGACGTTGAGAAGAGCCTCAAATCCGAATACGACGTTGTTCCTCTGACAGTTAAGAAAGGTGCCACAATGGAGGAAGTCGAAAGGACGATTGGACTGGTAAGGGACGAAAGCGCTGACTGGGTAATAGCCGTTGGAGGGGGAAGTATAATAGACGTGGCCAAGCTTGCCTCCTTCAAAACGGGTGTTCCCTTCATCAGCTTCCCGACCACGGCATCTCACGATGGCATAGCCAGCGCCAACGCCTCGATAAAGGATTTGGGCTCCAAAACCTCGGTAAAGGCCGTTCCTCCCGTTGCGGTCATAGCCGACGTTAAAGTCATCAAGACGGCACCGTATCGCTACCTCGCGGCCGGTGTCGGCGATACGATAAGCAACCTTACGGCCGTTAAGGACTGGCAGCTGGCCCATAGGATAAAGGGCGAATACTACAGCGAATACGCGGCCTCGCTCAGTCTTATGAGCGCCAAGATGGTCATAAGGAATGCCGACATAATACGCCTCGGCAACGAGGAGAGCGTGAGGAAGGTCATAAAGGCCCTAATCTCCACGGGCGTTGCCATGAGCATAGCAGGTTCTTCAAGACCTGCAAGCGGTGCCGAGCACCTCTTCAGCCACGCACTGGACATGCTGGCTGAGAAACCGGCGTTGCACGGGGAGCAGGTTGGGGTCGGGACGATAATAATGGCTTACCTTCACGGCCTGAAATGGGAGCGTGTTAGGGAAACCTTAAAGAGGGTTGGCGCCCCAACAACAGCGTATGAACTTGGAATCGAACCCGAGTTGATAATCGAGGCCCTCACGATTGCCCACACTATAAGGCCCGAGCGATACACAATCCTCGGGAAGGACGGTTTAACGAGGGAAGCGGCCGAGAAAGCCGCTAAAATCACCGGAGTTATCTGATTATCTTTCCTTACAACTTCAGGAGGTGTTTGGAATGGCCATAATCACGTTAGTTGGTGAAAAGTTAGCCAAACCGGGTGTTGAGTTCATATTCTACGGTCCGGCCGAGCCATGCAAGACCTGTAAACTTGCAGGGGTATGCGTTGGAAACCTCGAACCAGGAAGGAGGTACAAGATTCTCAGGGTTAGGAGCATGCCCTCGCACTCCTGTCCATTACATGAGGGAAAGGTCCGCGTTGTCGAGGTCGTCGAGCCGAGCATTGAGGTGGCGATAGAGCCGAGGTTGGCTATAGTCGGCTCGATAATTCAGCTCAAGTTTGAGGAGTGCAGTGACCCGAAGAAGAGGGAAGTCTTTAAGCCCGAGGGGCTCTTTGAGGGCGACCATGTGAAGATAATCGAGGTAACCGGGGAAATAGAGTGCGATGGAAAGACGTACAAGATAGTCAAAGTAATGCGCAAGAAGGACTAACCGGCAAAGACTATCCTTTCTTCTTTTCCAGTTTTTATCCGATACGCTCTCATCTTCCCCTCCAGAAAGA
This window contains:
- a CDS encoding rhomboid family intramembrane serine protease, with the translated sequence MNLERYFHRYGRATFTLFLINVAVYIVEAVLSRNPFWISDNVLSVLGQWNYAVRYLHAWWQPFTAMFVHVNIIHIGFNMYFLLVMGSQLERIIGSRRVAMVYIVSGLAGNILTLFLLPPNVVSAGASGALFGIAGALITITGVVGGNMQMAIINAFVLFLINSFLPGVNAYAHLGGLIAGMLIGYYYGKIIRRKLTWAYAYY
- a CDS encoding bifunctional fructose-bisphosphatase/inositol-phosphate phosphatase, which encodes MYPWNEIALNMAKDLEKTIMPLFGTKKAGETVGTNVSGDVTKYVDKVAEDLIIRHLDPLGVNVVSEEVGEIDHGSDYTVVVDPLDGSYNFSMGIPIFAFSFAVFKGKTPVYGAIYEFFPKAFYEAIPGEGAYLNGRPIHVNNPEPGKEAISFYTRGRCLGLVRKVKRIRVLGAIAVEMAYTAKGSLDGVFDIRNYVRPTDIAAGVMLVREAGGIVTDESGKPLEFELNAEVNTNVIAVANERILKLILEELENEP
- a CDS encoding DUF63 family protein; translation: MGFYEFFYRYFVEPIKYNQGYNIVNTLVYALILGVAVLLLYKMLKRMGIKIDERFFVALMPYILLGPLMRSITDIGLLPRTYLTVSPGGYFVIAGFAIASLFVVWRHCNDERLYSIYRDFGWILVAGLLFIMVINWDKLSVRWDYFKYFIPSLIIAESFIWVLSKKFELVRNNRILFYTHFYDATTTFVGIQFFGFWEQHVLARTLMNIFGTPAVMYLEKLVIITLVVYILDRLMTEEDPELINFVKLTIFILGFGPGTRNLLIALLR
- a CDS encoding NAD(P)-dependent glycerol-1-phosphate dehydrogenase, with translation MKGVHLMQLPREVLLGENLKGEVINVARRLGLGEKVIVLYGPKTKEIAGKDVEKSLKSEYDVVPLTVKKGATMEEVERTIGLVRDESADWVIAVGGGSIIDVAKLASFKTGVPFISFPTTASHDGIASANASIKDLGSKTSVKAVPPVAVIADVKVIKTAPYRYLAAGVGDTISNLTAVKDWQLAHRIKGEYYSEYAASLSLMSAKMVIRNADIIRLGNEESVRKVIKALISTGVAMSIAGSSRPASGAEHLFSHALDMLAEKPALHGEQVGVGTIIMAYLHGLKWERVRETLKRVGAPTTAYELGIEPELIIEALTIAHTIRPERYTILGKDGLTREAAEKAAKITGVI
- a CDS encoding UPF0179 family protein; translation: MAIITLVGEKLAKPGVEFIFYGPAEPCKTCKLAGVCVGNLEPGRRYKILRVRSMPSHSCPLHEGKVRVVEVVEPSIEVAIEPRLAIVGSIIQLKFEECSDPKKREVFKPEGLFEGDHVKIIEVTGEIECDGKTYKIVKVMRKKD